A window of Ignicoccus hospitalis KIN4/I contains these coding sequences:
- a CDS encoding transcriptional regulator yields MSRIKDMDIIRELVNKKLNLTKIAIMVYLLSRGSVTFKELYEDLGLTPGNAWSHLEKLRKEGLVNIKKELGEGRPRVVVELTQKGLNEVESLLEVFDILSKFREFLPGAGEGPEGSE; encoded by the coding sequence GTGTCGAGAATAAAGGATATGGACATAATAAGGGAATTAGTAAATAAGAAGCTGAACTTGACGAAAATAGCTATAATGGTATACTTGCTCAGCAGGGGGTCGGTGACCTTTAAGGAACTTTACGAGGACTTGGGGCTCACGCCGGGCAACGCGTGGTCGCACTTGGAGAAGCTGAGGAAGGAGGGGCTGGTCAATATAAAGAAGGAGTTAGGGGAAGGGAGGCCCAGAGTAGTGGTGGAGCTCACGCAAAAGGGCTTGAATGAGGTGGAGTCCCTCCTAGAGGTTTTTGACATACTTTCCAAGTTTAGGGAGTTTCTCCCGGGCGCTGGCGAGGGTCCCGAAGGCTCTGAGTGA